One part of the Lapillicoccus jejuensis genome encodes these proteins:
- the hisF gene encoding imidazole glycerol phosphate synthase subunit HisF, whose protein sequence is MSVAIRVIPCLDVDAGRVVKGVNFENLRDAGDPVELARLYGEQGADELTFLDVTASSGDRATTYDVVTRTAEQVFIPLTVGGGVRTVDDVDRLLRVGADKVGVNTAAIARPELIAEVADRFGAQVLVLSADVRRRRGDDGRPTDDFVMTTHGGRTPVDLDAVEWCARAAELGAGEILLNSMDADGTRDGFDLPLIERVRAAVSVPVVASGGAGALEHFAPAVRAGADAVLAASVFHFGELTIGDVKGALRADGLEVR, encoded by the coding sequence GTGAGCGTCGCCATCCGGGTCATCCCCTGCCTCGACGTCGACGCCGGTCGGGTCGTCAAGGGCGTCAACTTCGAGAACCTGCGCGACGCGGGCGACCCCGTCGAGCTCGCCCGGCTCTACGGGGAGCAGGGGGCCGACGAGCTGACCTTCCTCGACGTCACCGCGAGCAGCGGCGACCGCGCGACGACGTACGACGTCGTCACCCGCACCGCCGAGCAGGTCTTCATCCCGCTCACCGTCGGCGGGGGAGTGCGGACCGTCGACGACGTCGACCGGCTCCTAAGGGTCGGCGCCGACAAGGTCGGCGTCAACACCGCCGCCATCGCCCGGCCCGAGCTCATCGCCGAGGTCGCCGACCGGTTCGGGGCCCAGGTCCTCGTCCTGTCCGCGGACGTGCGCCGCCGCCGCGGCGACGACGGGCGCCCCACCGACGACTTCGTCATGACGACGCACGGCGGCCGCACCCCGGTCGACCTCGACGCCGTGGAGTGGTGCGCCCGGGCCGCCGAGCTGGGCGCGGGCGAGATCCTGCTCAACTCGATGGACGCCGACGGGACCCGCGACGGCTTCGACCTGCCGCTCATCGAGCGGGTCCGCGCCGCGGTGTCCGTGCCCGTCGTCGCCTCCGGCGGTGCGGGGGCGCTCGAGCACTTCGCGCCGGCCGTGCGCGCCGGCGCCGACGCCGTGCTCGCCGCCAGCGTCTTCCACTTCGGCGAGCTGACGATCGGCGACGTCAAGGGCGCGCTGCGCGCCGACGGCCTCGAGGTCCGCTGA
- a CDS encoding (d)CMP kinase: MTSTPTDDRAVDVVVGLAGRATPRCGDVLVVAVDGPSGAGKTRLARAVGRRLGARVVHMDDVYPGWDGLADAVPLVVEGLLEPLARGEDAAYRRWDWVHDRWATRRRDVRWVPRLVLEGVGSSVGAAGAFAALRVWVEAPRAVRFERGIARDGEAYRPHWERWARQEAALFAGDGTRSRADVVVDTTGAHRVPR; the protein is encoded by the coding sequence ATGACGTCCACCCCCACCGACGACCGCGCCGTCGACGTCGTGGTCGGCCTCGCAGGGCGGGCGACGCCGCGGTGCGGGGACGTCCTCGTCGTCGCCGTCGACGGCCCGAGCGGAGCCGGCAAGACGAGGCTGGCGCGGGCGGTCGGCCGGCGTCTCGGCGCGCGGGTGGTGCACATGGACGACGTCTACCCGGGCTGGGACGGGCTGGCGGACGCCGTCCCGCTCGTCGTGGAGGGACTGCTCGAGCCGCTCGCCCGGGGCGAGGACGCGGCCTACCGGCGGTGGGACTGGGTCCACGACCGGTGGGCGACCCGGCGGCGCGACGTGCGGTGGGTGCCGCGGCTGGTCCTCGAGGGCGTCGGGTCGAGCGTCGGGGCGGCGGGCGCGTTCGCCGCGCTGCGGGTCTGGGTCGAGGCCCCCCGGGCCGTCCGCTTCGAGCGCGGGATCGCCCGCGACGGCGAGGCGTACCGCCCGCACTGGGAGCGCTGGGCGCGTCAGGAGGCGGCCCTGTTCGCCGGCGACGGCACCCGCTCGCGGGCCGACGTGGTGGTCGACACCACGGGCGCCCACCGC
- a CDS encoding ABC transporter ATP-binding protein, producing the protein MSTTVQSPVSPDRPGARTIERGHELGTMATLRRGIELSPELRRGFGITLGLALLSTLGRVLIPFVVQRSTDEGILGAGGPDTGIVLRWVLVAVVGVAVTAVSSYFVNVRLFTASENGLASLRIRAFRHIHDLSMLTQNTERRGSLVSRVTSDVDTISNFVQFGGLMLMVNVAQLTLATVLMLFYSPLLTAVVWACYIPLFVIIRVFQGVVGRAYTAVRERVGDMLGAISEAIVGASTIRAYAVEDRTAERIDRAIDAHRRTAIGAQARAVIAFSSGQLVSGLTTAVVLVVGTLLAVDGRLSLGELLAFLFLVNLFTSPVQQATEILNEMQNAVAGWRRVIGIIDTHADVSDPGDAGADLLRGPITAEFDGVSFAYPGGDLVLHDVTLRIEPRTRVAIVGETGSGKSTFAKLLTRLMDPTAGRVLVDGVDLRQVRFSSLRQRVVLVPQEGFLFDASLLENIVFGTPGASRDDVLLTITELGLDGWLESLPEGLDTQVGQRGESLSAGERQLVALARAYLADPDLLVLDEATSAVDPSTEVRIQRALDSLTRGRTSIAIAHRLSTAQAADEVIVVDKGRVVERGPHTELVGLGGVYTGLHASWVAQQQG; encoded by the coding sequence ATGAGCACGACCGTGCAGAGCCCGGTGTCGCCGGACCGCCCGGGGGCGCGCACCATCGAGCGCGGCCACGAGCTCGGGACGATGGCCACCCTGCGCCGGGGGATCGAGCTCTCGCCGGAGCTGCGGCGCGGCTTCGGGATCACCCTCGGCCTCGCGCTGCTGTCGACCCTGGGGCGCGTCCTCATCCCCTTCGTCGTCCAGCGCTCGACGGACGAGGGCATCCTCGGGGCCGGCGGCCCGGACACCGGCATCGTCCTGCGCTGGGTGCTCGTCGCGGTCGTGGGCGTCGCGGTGACCGCCGTGAGCAGCTACTTCGTCAACGTCCGGCTCTTCACCGCGTCGGAGAACGGGTTGGCGTCCCTGCGCATCCGGGCGTTCCGGCACATCCACGACCTGTCGATGCTCACGCAGAACACCGAGCGGCGAGGGTCGCTGGTGTCCCGCGTCACCTCCGACGTCGACACCATCTCGAACTTCGTCCAGTTCGGCGGGCTCATGCTCATGGTCAACGTCGCGCAGCTGACGCTGGCCACGGTGCTCATGCTCTTCTACAGCCCGCTGCTCACGGCCGTCGTATGGGCCTGCTACATCCCGCTGTTCGTCATCATCCGCGTCTTCCAGGGCGTCGTCGGCCGCGCGTACACCGCCGTGCGCGAGCGGGTAGGCGACATGCTCGGCGCGATCTCGGAGGCCATCGTCGGCGCCTCGACGATCCGCGCCTACGCCGTGGAGGACCGCACCGCGGAGCGCATCGACCGGGCGATCGACGCCCACCGCCGTACGGCGATCGGGGCGCAGGCCCGTGCCGTCATCGCCTTCAGCTCGGGCCAGCTCGTGTCCGGGCTGACGACGGCCGTCGTCCTCGTCGTGGGGACCCTGCTCGCCGTGGACGGCCGGCTCAGCCTCGGCGAGCTGCTGGCGTTCCTCTTCCTGGTCAACCTCTTCACCTCGCCGGTGCAGCAGGCGACCGAGATCCTCAACGAGATGCAGAACGCCGTCGCCGGGTGGCGACGCGTCATCGGCATCATCGACACGCACGCCGACGTGTCCGACCCGGGGGACGCCGGGGCGGACCTGCTGCGCGGGCCGATCACCGCCGAGTTCGACGGCGTCTCGTTCGCCTACCCCGGCGGGGACCTCGTGCTGCACGACGTCACCCTGCGGATCGAGCCGCGCACCCGGGTGGCCATCGTCGGCGAGACCGGCTCGGGCAAGTCCACCTTCGCCAAGCTGCTCACCCGGCTCATGGACCCGACGGCGGGCCGGGTGCTCGTCGACGGCGTCGACCTGCGGCAGGTGCGGTTCTCCTCGCTGCGGCAGCGGGTCGTCCTGGTCCCGCAGGAGGGTTTCCTCTTCGACGCGTCGCTGCTGGAGAACATCGTCTTCGGCACCCCGGGTGCGTCCCGCGACGACGTCCTGCTGACCATCACGGAGCTGGGGCTCGACGGCTGGCTCGAGTCGCTGCCCGAGGGCCTCGACACCCAGGTGGGCCAGCGGGGCGAGTCGCTGTCGGCGGGGGAGCGACAGCTCGTCGCGCTCGCACGGGCCTACCTCGCCGACCCCGACCTGCTCGTGCTCGACGAGGCCACCTCGGCGGTCGACCCCAGCACCGAGGTGCGGATCCAGCGGGCGCTGGACAGCCTCACCCGGGGCCGCACCTCCATCGCCATCGCCCACCGGCTGTCGACCGCGCAGGCCGCCGACGAGGTGATCGTCGTCGACAAGGGGCGGGTCGTCGAGCGCGGACCGCACACCGAGCTCGTCGGGCTCGGTGGTGTGTACACGGGCCTACACGCGAGCTGGGTGGCGCAGCAGCAGGGGTGA
- a CDS encoding TIGR03085 family metal-binding protein — protein sequence MTRYARAERHLFANTLVASGPDAPTLDDPWRTRDLAAHIVLRDSRPDLVLGMFVPALSGRLDRAMRETADGDWTALVRRVRSGPPGWFPTQLAAVDERMNLGEMFLHHEDVLRAVPGFERRELGAPLEGALWGQLGTMATLFLRKAPTGVVLVSPGHGRLAAKGPTGPGTVVVTGTPGELTLYVSGRQRVASVETEGPDDAVGALDTASLGG from the coding sequence ATGACCCGCTACGCCCGCGCCGAGCGCCACCTGTTCGCCAACACCCTCGTCGCCTCCGGACCGGACGCGCCCACCCTCGACGACCCATGGCGCACTCGCGACCTCGCCGCCCACATCGTCCTGCGCGACAGCCGACCCGACCTCGTGCTGGGGATGTTCGTCCCCGCGCTGTCCGGCCGCCTCGACCGGGCGATGCGCGAGACCGCCGACGGGGACTGGACGGCGCTCGTACGGCGCGTCCGCAGCGGCCCGCCCGGGTGGTTCCCGACGCAGCTGGCCGCGGTCGACGAGCGGATGAACCTCGGCGAGATGTTCCTGCACCACGAGGACGTCCTGCGCGCCGTGCCGGGATTCGAGCGCCGCGAGCTCGGTGCCCCGCTCGAGGGGGCGCTGTGGGGCCAGCTCGGGACGATGGCCACGCTGTTCCTGCGCAAGGCCCCGACCGGCGTCGTCCTCGTCTCCCCCGGCCACGGCCGGCTCGCGGCCAAGGGACCGACGGGCCCCGGCACCGTCGTCGTCACCGGGACACCGGGCGAGCTGACCCTCTACGTCTCGGGACGTCAGCGGGTCGCCTCGGTCGAGACCGAGGGCCCGGACGACGCGGTCGGCGCGCTCGACACGGCGTCGTTGGGCGGCTGA
- a CDS encoding GNAT family N-acetyltransferase produces MPEQRPHPTPVTLVAPTTRRHAEWLEMVREFAADGEEHVDGGAFFGLSVEDLAVPEAFDAWVRGALAHERGEDVPPAWVASTLRWVEQDGRLVGTIHLRHELNDILREQGGHIGYGVRPSARRRGVATAALAAMRRLAAERGMGRLLVTCDDDNAGSIGTIEANGGVLEDVRGGLRRYWVPVVDPAR; encoded by the coding sequence GTGCCCGAGCAGCGCCCTCACCCGACCCCCGTGACCCTCGTCGCCCCCACCACCCGCCGTCACGCCGAGTGGCTGGAGATGGTGCGCGAGTTCGCCGCCGACGGGGAGGAGCACGTCGACGGCGGCGCCTTCTTCGGGCTGAGCGTCGAGGACCTCGCCGTCCCCGAGGCCTTCGACGCGTGGGTCCGCGGCGCCCTCGCCCACGAGCGCGGCGAGGACGTCCCGCCCGCCTGGGTGGCGTCGACGCTGCGCTGGGTCGAGCAGGACGGCCGGCTCGTCGGCACCATCCACCTGCGCCACGAGCTCAACGACATCCTGCGCGAGCAGGGCGGTCACATCGGGTACGGCGTGCGCCCCTCCGCCCGCCGTCGCGGCGTCGCCACCGCCGCGCTCGCCGCGATGCGCCGGCTCGCCGCCGAGCGCGGGATGGGCCGGCTGCTGGTCACCTGCGACGACGACAACGCCGGCTCCATCGGCACCATCGAGGCCAACGGTGGCGTGCTCGAGGACGTCCGCGGCGGGCTGCGCCGCTACTGGGTGCCGGTAGTGGACCCCGCGAGGTAA
- a CDS encoding ABC transporter ATP-binding protein, with protein sequence MSSLVPHPTASSLRKGVSVLRRGIRDQRGWFTVSVVGSAVYGVMTGATAWVIGRVVEDPITPAVQSRSVTAGQLWHVAGAVVAVVLLNVAGVIVRRVAAGVAFFNLGAIYRRKVTRQYLRLPLSWHHRHPSGQLLSNANADVESTWNVFNPLPMAIGVVVMLVFAAVQMLVVDVWLAVVGLTVFPVLLLANLAFQRRMSPRATRAQQLRAEVSEVAHESFEAALVVKSLGREDQEAERFRRVTHELRDANILVGRTRGTFDPAIEAIPQLGTLAVILVGVWRVQTGHLTAAEVVQIAYLFSLLAFPVRALGWVLAEIPRSVVGWERVDAVLQARGEMTYGAAALPATSAAHLSVRDVSYAYDESAQDGGERQRERFLAVDRVTLDLPPGGTVAVVGPTGSGKSTLTTLLLRLVDPDTGEVLVDDVDLRTVRRGGLAEAAALVSQETFVFDDTVRGNITLGADRTDEEVWAALRVAQGEEFVRALPGGLDTRVGERGTSFSGGQRQRIALARAVVRRPRLLVLDDATSAVDPSVEQAILAALRDSAAGTTVLVVAYRMATITLADEVVYLEEGRVVDHGTHAQLRERCPGYERLVTAYAREAAERAAVAADEEKVQA encoded by the coding sequence GTGTCCTCGCTCGTCCCGCACCCCACCGCCAGCTCGCTGCGCAAGGGGGTGAGCGTCCTGCGCCGGGGCATCCGGGACCAGCGCGGCTGGTTCACCGTCTCGGTGGTCGGCAGCGCGGTGTACGGCGTCATGACCGGCGCCACCGCCTGGGTCATCGGCCGCGTCGTCGAGGACCCGATCACCCCGGCCGTCCAGTCCCGGTCCGTGACGGCCGGCCAGCTGTGGCACGTCGCGGGGGCCGTCGTCGCCGTCGTCCTGCTCAACGTCGCCGGCGTCATCGTGCGGCGCGTCGCCGCCGGGGTCGCCTTCTTTAACCTCGGCGCGATCTACCGCCGCAAGGTCACCCGGCAGTACCTGCGGCTCCCGCTCTCGTGGCACCACCGCCACCCCTCGGGCCAGCTGCTGTCCAACGCGAACGCCGACGTCGAGTCGACGTGGAACGTCTTCAACCCGCTGCCGATGGCCATCGGCGTCGTCGTCATGCTCGTCTTCGCCGCCGTCCAGATGCTCGTCGTCGACGTCTGGCTCGCCGTCGTCGGGCTGACCGTCTTCCCGGTGCTGCTGCTGGCCAACCTCGCCTTCCAGCGGCGCATGTCGCCGCGCGCCACCCGCGCCCAGCAGCTGCGCGCGGAGGTCTCCGAGGTCGCCCACGAGAGCTTCGAGGCGGCCCTCGTCGTCAAGAGCCTCGGCCGCGAGGACCAGGAGGCCGAGCGCTTCCGGCGGGTCACCCACGAGCTGCGCGACGCCAACATCCTCGTGGGGCGCACCCGCGGCACCTTCGACCCGGCCATCGAGGCCATCCCGCAGCTCGGCACGCTCGCCGTCATCCTCGTGGGGGTGTGGCGCGTCCAGACCGGGCACCTCACCGCCGCCGAGGTCGTCCAGATCGCCTACCTCTTCTCGCTGCTCGCCTTCCCGGTCCGCGCGCTCGGCTGGGTCCTCGCCGAGATCCCGCGATCGGTCGTCGGCTGGGAGCGGGTCGACGCGGTCCTCCAGGCGCGCGGCGAGATGACGTACGGCGCCGCCGCGCTGCCGGCGACCAGTGCCGCCCACCTGTCCGTCCGCGACGTCAGCTATGCGTACGACGAGTCGGCGCAGGACGGTGGGGAGCGGCAGCGCGAGCGCTTCCTCGCCGTCGACCGGGTCACGCTCGACCTGCCGCCCGGCGGCACCGTCGCGGTCGTCGGCCCCACCGGCTCGGGCAAGTCGACGCTGACCACGCTGCTGCTGCGGCTCGTCGACCCCGACACCGGCGAGGTCCTCGTCGACGACGTCGACCTGCGCACGGTGCGCCGTGGCGGCCTCGCCGAGGCGGCGGCGCTGGTGTCGCAGGAGACCTTCGTCTTCGACGACACCGTCCGCGGCAACATCACCCTCGGCGCCGACCGCACCGACGAGGAGGTCTGGGCGGCGCTGCGGGTCGCGCAGGGCGAGGAGTTCGTCCGGGCCCTGCCGGGGGGCCTCGACACCCGGGTGGGGGAGCGCGGCACGAGCTTCTCCGGGGGCCAGCGCCAGCGGATCGCGCTCGCCCGGGCCGTCGTCCGCCGCCCGCGGCTGCTCGTCCTCGACGACGCGACCTCGGCGGTCGACCCCAGCGTCGAGCAGGCCATCCTCGCCGCGCTGCGTGACTCGGCCGCCGGCACGACCGTCCTCGTCGTCGCCTACCGGATGGCGACCATCACCCTCGCCGACGAGGTCGTCTACCTCGAGGAGGGGCGCGTCGTCGACCACGGCACCCACGCCCAGCTGCGCGAGCGGTGCCCCGGCTACGAACGGCTCGTCACGGCGTACGCGCGCGAGGCCGCGGAGCGCGCCGCGGTCGCGGCCGACGAGGAGAAGGTGCAGGCATGA